A region of Alteromonadaceae bacterium 2753L.S.0a.02 DNA encodes the following proteins:
- a CDS encoding thiamine biosynthesis protein ThiI, with protein sequence MIFTVRLFPEITIKSNPVRKRWTRQLTENLRLLARRLEERTKVIQDWDRIEVRVPDATPEMENGFVDLLSRIPGIANFSLVRAHPFESLHQLYERTREACGDDLAGRTFCVRVKRTGKHDFTSTEAEQYIGGGLNQYTEAIGVRLKNPDVTVNIEIKDEHCYIVEKKFEGLGGFPLGTQDHVLSLVSGGFDSTVASYLMMKRGLRTHFCFFNLGGKAHELGVKEIAFYLWSRYSASHRVKFFTVPFENVVAEILEKIDPANMGVVLKRMMLRAADKIAERGGIQALVTGEAVAQVSSQTIPNLAVIDEVCHRLVLRPLIVTDKPDIIRLSRAIGAEDFAANIPEYCGVISVKPSAKVKPERVAAQEAQFDMTVLESAIAGTRMQPIDAVMEDLQETDFQVEELAEPQANDCIIDIRHPAEAEVKPLKIAHECLAIPFYRLASEFALLDAQHRYLLYCDKGVMSNLHAAHLKDAGVRNIAVYRPPKVRES encoded by the coding sequence ATGATATTCACCGTTCGTCTCTTCCCTGAAATTACCATTAAAAGTAACCCGGTTCGCAAACGTTGGACTCGGCAACTCACCGAAAATTTGCGCTTGTTGGCGCGGCGGCTCGAAGAGCGAACCAAAGTGATTCAGGATTGGGACCGCATTGAAGTCCGTGTGCCCGATGCTACACCGGAAATGGAAAACGGCTTTGTTGATCTCTTAAGTCGAATACCCGGTATCGCCAACTTTTCGCTGGTGCGGGCGCATCCGTTCGAGTCACTGCATCAATTATACGAGCGCACCCGCGAGGCTTGTGGTGATGATTTGGCCGGCAGGACTTTTTGTGTGCGGGTTAAACGCACCGGAAAACACGATTTCACCTCAACGGAAGCGGAGCAGTATATCGGTGGTGGTTTGAACCAGTATACTGAGGCTATCGGTGTACGACTCAAAAACCCGGATGTGACTGTGAACATTGAAATCAAGGATGAGCATTGCTACATCGTCGAGAAAAAATTTGAGGGTTTGGGTGGCTTTCCTCTCGGTACGCAAGATCACGTACTGTCGCTGGTGTCGGGCGGGTTTGATTCAACTGTCGCGAGTTATTTAATGATGAAGCGCGGCTTGCGTACGCATTTTTGCTTTTTTAACCTCGGTGGCAAGGCGCATGAATTAGGCGTAAAGGAAATTGCGTTTTATTTGTGGAGTCGTTATTCCGCGAGCCATCGCGTAAAATTTTTTACGGTTCCTTTTGAAAACGTTGTTGCCGAAATTCTCGAAAAAATAGACCCGGCGAATATGGGCGTGGTGTTAAAACGCATGATGCTGCGCGCTGCCGATAAAATTGCTGAGCGCGGGGGTATTCAGGCGCTGGTGACCGGTGAAGCAGTTGCCCAGGTAAGCAGCCAAACCATTCCCAATTTGGCGGTTATCGATGAGGTGTGTCATCGCCTGGTGTTACGCCCGCTTATTGTGACTGACAAGCCGGATATTATTCGTCTGTCTCGAGCAATAGGCGCCGAAGATTTCGCAGCCAATATCCCCGAATATTGCGGCGTTATTTCGGTCAAGCCCTCAGCCAAAGTGAAACCGGAACGAGTTGCCGCCCAAGAAGCCCAATTTGATATGACGGTGCTAGAAAGCGCAATCGCCGGCACTCGCATGCAACCTATTGACGCGGTAATGGAGGATCTTCAGGAAACCGACTTTCAGGTCGAGGAATTGGCGGAGCCGCAGGCGAACGATTGCATTATTGATATTCGACACCCTGCGGAGGCAGAAGTAAAACCCCTTAAAATTGCCCACGAGTGTTTGGCAATACCGTTTTACCGTCTCGCTTCAGAATTTGCATTGCTTGACGCCCAGCATCGCTACCTGCTGTACTGTGACAAAGGGGTGATGAGTAACTTGCATGCGGCGCATTTGAAAGATGCCGGGGTGAGAAATATTGCGGTTTACCGTCCCCCAAAAGTTCGAGAAAGTTAA